From one Fusobacterium mortiferum ATCC 9817 genomic stretch:
- a CDS encoding AAA family ATPase: MLKGIPIGREDFKDIIENNYYYIDKTKFIEDLLLDGTHVKLFCRPRRFGKTLNMNTLKYFFDIKNGEENRKLFNGLYIENSPMIKEQGKYPVIFLTLKELKGSNLETIYLQIRTLISDLFNEFKYIRESLDERDLEIFDNIWKRKDEDYSNSLKFLIRCLSEYYNQKVILLIDEYDAPFITAYEFGYYEEILQFFKVFYGGALKSNTNLQMGVLTGIIRVAQAGIFSDLNNFISYTILDSDYSQSFGMVEQEVEEILNYYQVGYEMPEVKRWYDGYTFGKSEIYNPWSILNFVKNKELKSYWINTSSNFMIKELLQHTGAEGLETLEKIFNQENVAVRITDNVRFGNNLSASEVWELMVYSGYLTIKGKQEDGRYLVRIPNMEITNFFKDEFLSIIFGEYRVVDELRDALYDKNLRQLDKSIEKLIIYVMSSYDTSRKYENSYHMLLAGFFYALDGYYTIKSNMETGYGRADIILFPEDKSKAGYILELKRAKSNPEKEAKEALEQIEDKKYHIELERYGVKEIIKIAYIFDGKEVVSSN; encoded by the coding sequence ATGTTGAAAGGAATTCCAATAGGAAGAGAGGATTTTAAAGATATAATAGAGAATAATTACTATTACATAGATAAGACAAAATTTATAGAGGATTTACTTTTAGATGGAACACATGTAAAACTTTTTTGTCGTCCTAGAAGATTTGGAAAAACTCTCAATATGAATACCCTCAAATATTTCTTTGATATAAAAAATGGAGAGGAAAATAGGAAGCTATTTAATGGGCTATATATAGAAAACTCTCCAATGATAAAGGAGCAGGGAAAATATCCTGTAATATTTTTAACTTTAAAAGAGCTTAAGGGGAGTAATTTAGAAACCATCTATCTTCAAATTAGGACTTTAATTTCTGATTTATTCAATGAGTTCAAGTATATAAGAGAGAGCTTAGATGAGAGAGATCTTGAGATATTTGATAATATTTGGAAGAGAAAAGATGAAGATTATAGCAACTCTTTAAAATTTTTAATAAGATGTCTGTCTGAGTATTACAATCAAAAGGTTATTTTACTAATAGATGAGTATGATGCTCCCTTTATTACAGCATATGAATTTGGATATTATGAGGAGATTTTACAATTTTTTAAAGTTTTTTATGGTGGAGCTTTAAAATCTAATACCAACTTGCAAATGGGAGTACTCACAGGGATAATAAGAGTAGCTCAAGCTGGGATTTTCTCTGATTTAAATAATTTTATAAGTTATACAATATTAGATAGTGATTATAGTCAAAGCTTTGGAATGGTAGAGCAAGAGGTAGAAGAGATACTAAATTATTATCAAGTAGGATATGAGATGCCAGAAGTAAAGAGATGGTATGATGGATATACCTTTGGAAAAAGTGAGATATATAATCCTTGGAGTATATTAAATTTTGTAAAAAATAAAGAGTTAAAATCATATTGGATAAATACAAGCTCAAATTTTATGATAAAAGAGTTGTTACAACATACAGGAGCAGAGGGATTAGAAACTCTTGAAAAAATATTTAACCAAGAGAATGTAGCAGTAAGAATAACAGATAATGTAAGATTTGGAAATAATCTATCAGCAAGTGAAGTATGGGAGCTTATGGTATACTCTGGATACTTGACAATAAAAGGAAAACAGGAAGATGGAAGATATCTAGTTAGAATACCTAATATGGAGATTACTAACTTTTTTAAAGATGAGTTTTTAAGCATAATCTTTGGAGAGTATAGAGTAGTAGATGAGTTAAGAGATGCATTATATGATAAGAATCTAAGACAACTAGATAAATCAATAGAAAAGTTGATTATCTATGTTATGAGTTCATATGATACAAGCAGGAAGTATGAGAACTCTTATCATATGCTACTAGCAGGATTTTTCTATGCACTAGATGGATACTATACTATAAAGTCAAATATGGAAACAGGGTATGGAAGAGCAGATATAATCTTATTTCCAGAGGATAAATCAAAGGCAGGATATATCTTGGAGCTAAAAAGAGCTAAGAGTAACCCAGAAAAAGAGGCAAAAGAAGCTTTAGAGCAGATAGAGGATAAAAAATACCATATAGAATTAGAGAGATATGGAGTAAAAGAGATAATAAAAATAGCTTATATTTTTGATGGAAAAGAGGTAGTAAGTAGCAACTAA
- a CDS encoding DEAD/DEAH box helicase family protein, whose product MKEILDEFTELYERNSFELTLQWLREYEKRYKKSEYGEIFDNQEKRSDEVIEPIKFQIPALYELSKTREEGYKKAMIVVGTGLGKTYLAVFDSMNFKRVLFIAHRDEILRGARNSFESVYRDSRSYGYFNALEKEGKKDIVFANISTLSKRNT is encoded by the coding sequence GTGAAGGAGATACTAGATGAGTTTACAGAGCTATATGAGAGAAACAGCTTTGAGCTAACTCTTCAGTGGTTAAGGGAGTATGAGAAGAGGTATAAAAAGAGCGAGTATGGGGAGATTTTTGACAATCAGGAGAAGAGAAGTGATGAGGTAATAGAGCCTATAAAGTTTCAAATTCCAGCCCTCTATGAGCTTTCAAAGACTAGGGAAGAGGGATATAAAAAGGCTATGATTGTAGTGGGAACAGGATTAGGGAAAACCTATCTAGCTGTTTTTGACTCTATGAATTTTAAAAGAGTTCTATTTATAGCCCATAGAGATGAGATTTTAAGAGGTGCTAGAAACTCCTTTGAGTCTGTATATAGAGATAGTAGGAGCTATGGTTATTTCAATGCTTTAGAAAAAGAGGGTAAAAAGGATATTGTCTTTGCTAATATCTCCACCCTCTCTAAAAGGAATACCTAA
- a CDS encoding DEAD/DEAH box helicase: MLGLTATPDRADNGDIYKLCDYNIAYECDFRVEINNGWLVPFEYYGIYDDTDYSLIPWRSGKYDLEALENALVIEKRVDLVFKKYMEHRKKSTVGFCASVKHCEVMNQYFRKQGVKSEIIIGETPISKRQEIIGKFKEREVEVIFTVDIFNEGVDIPCIDTLLFLRPTLSYTIFIQQLGRGLRTFEGKDSVRVLDFVGNYKGAELRPLFLTGNYKKGKGVINTTDKEFLLPEGCSVEFNFKLIEYFEKFKRKSIRQEELVKLDYKNLMETLERVPTLMDTYTFGEIPVHMYIKTFKCFPQYRDRVVEIFQTSDVRAGREDEKWFNIFFEK; encoded by the coding sequence TTGTTAGGACTTACAGCTACCCCAGATAGAGCAGACAATGGAGATATATATAAACTATGTGATTACAACATAGCTTATGAGTGTGATTTTAGAGTTGAGATAAACAATGGTTGGTTAGTCCCCTTTGAGTATTATGGAATATATGATGATACAGATTACTCTCTCATTCCTTGGAGAAGTGGAAAATATGATTTGGAAGCTTTGGAAAATGCCCTTGTAATAGAGAAAAGAGTGGATTTAGTCTTTAAAAAATATATGGAGCATAGGAAAAAATCCACTGTTGGTTTTTGTGCAAGTGTAAAACATTGTGAAGTGATGAATCAATACTTTAGAAAACAGGGAGTAAAAAGTGAGATAATCATAGGAGAAACTCCAATTTCTAAAAGACAGGAGATTATAGGAAAATTCAAAGAGAGGGAAGTAGAGGTAATCTTCACTGTGGATATATTCAATGAGGGGGTAGATATCCCTTGTATAGATACCTTACTCTTTTTACGTCCTACCCTATCCTACACAATATTTATCCAACAGCTAGGGAGAGGTCTTAGAACATTTGAGGGAAAAGATAGTGTGAGAGTTCTTGACTTTGTGGGAAACTATAAGGGGGCAGAGCTAAGACCACTATTTCTCACAGGAAACTATAAAAAGGGTAAGGGGGTAATAAATACCACTGATAAGGAGTTTTTACTTCCAGAGGGGTGCAGTGTCGAGTTTAATTTCAAGCTGATAGAGTACTTTGAAAAGTTTAAGAGAAAGAGTATAAGACAGGAGGAGCTTGTAAAATTAGACTATAAGAATTTGATGGAAACTTTAGAAAGAGTTCCTACTCTTATGGATACCTACACCTTTGGAGAGATACCTGTACATATGTATATAAAAACTTTTAAGTGCTTTCCACAGTATAGAGATAGAGTTGTAGAGATTTTCCAGACTTCTGATGTGAGAGCTGGGAGAGAAGATGAGAAGTGGTTTAATATTTTTTTTGAAAAATAG